One region of Oryza sativa Japonica Group chromosome 5, ASM3414082v1 genomic DNA includes:
- the LOC4338390 gene encoding uncharacterized protein gives MEPPAGGSSDHRRGAGTGAGAGGAASPSGLRRYGFRFSASSLLQAPLAALLEYSGVVPSGPGAPQAGPPSALSSSPSSSSSSSEADGLLSAAAAGDGEVSIRIQGGPGEADAAGVAGAASSGEDSIEATAAGDVDPASAAAGRGGGADAEASGGGADGASGNGGGDRAYQRYDVHHVARWIEQILPFSLLLLVVFIRQHLQGFFVTIWIAAVMFKSNDILRKQTALKGERKIAVLVGITVIFMIHVFGVYWWYRNDDLLRPLFMLPPKEIPPFWHAIFIIMVNDTMVRQAAMAIKCMLLMYYKNSRGRNYRKQGQMLTLVEYLLLLYRALLPTPVWYRFFLNKEYGSLFSSLTTGLYLTFKLTSVVEKVQSFLAAVKALSRKDVHYGSYATAEQVIAAGDMCAICQEKMHVPVLLRCKHIFCEDCVSEWFERERTCPLCRALVKPADIRSFGDGSTSLFFQLF, from the exons atggagccACCGGCGGGAGGCTCCTCCGATCATCGCCGGGGTGCCGGGACCGGCGCGGGCGCCGGTGgggccgcctcgccgtcgggCCTCCGCCGCTACGGCTTCAGATTCTCCGCCTCCAGCCTCCTGCAGGCCCCGCTCGCTGCGCTGCTCGAGTACTCCGGCGTCGTCCCCTCCGGCCCCGGCGCCCCGCAGGCGGGGCCGCCCTCGGCGCTGTCGTCCTCGCCgtcttcttcgtcgtcgtcgtcggaggccGATGGGCTGCTCTCCGCGGCCGCGGCTGGGGACGGGGAGGTCTCGATCCGGATCCAGGGCGGCCCCGGGGAGGCCGACGCGGCGGGCGTCGCGGGGGCGGCCTCGTCGGGGGAGGACTCGATCGAGGCGACCGCCGCCGGGGACGTTGACCCGGCCTCGGCTGCCGCGGGGAGgggtggcggcgccgacgcggaggcgagTGGTGGGGGCGCGGACGGCGCGTCCGGGAACGGGGGTGGGGACCGCGCCTACCAGCGGTATGACGTGCACCATGTCGCGAGGTGGATCGAGCAGATACTGCCAttctcgctgctgctgctcgtcgtCTTCATACGGCAGCATCTCCAAG GTTTCTTTGTCACAATTTGGATTGCTGCTGTAATGTTCAAGTCAAATGATATATTGCGGAAGCAAACTGCTTTGAAG GGCGAGAGAAAAATTGCTGTGCTTGTCGGGATTACAGTAATCTTCATGATTCATGTGTTTGGTGTCTATTGGTGGTACAGGAATGATGATCTTCTCAGACCTCTGTTCATGCTTCCGCCAAAAGAAATACCGCCATTTTGGCATGCGATTTTTATCATCATGGTCAATG ATACAATGGTTCGCCAGGCAGCAATGGCCATTAAGTGCATGCTACTTATGTACTATAAGAATAGCAGAGGTCGTAACTACCGTAAGCAG GGTCAAATGCTAACCCTTGTGGAATACCTTCTGCTCCTATATCGTGCCTTGTTGCCAACTCCTGTTTGGTACCGTTTCTTTCTGAACAAGGAATATGGGAGTCTTTTCTCATCTTTAACCACTGGACTGTACCTGACCTTCAAGTTAACTTCAGTAGTTGAAAAG GTTCAGTCATTCTTGGCTGCAGTGAAAGCATTGTCACGTAAAGATGTGCATTATGGGTCTTATGCGACAGCAGAACAG GTAATTGCTGCTGGTGATATGTGTGCCATCTGCCAGGAAAAGATGCATGTTCCTGTCCTCCTccgctgtaaacatattttctGTGAGGACTGTGTCTCTGAATG GTTTGAGCGAGAACGGACTTGCCCCCTGTGTAGAGCATTGGTAAAGCCTGCTGATATTCGGTCATTTGGTGATGGTTCTACAAGTCTTTTCTTCCAGTTGTTTTAG